In the Coffea eugenioides isolate CCC68of unplaced genomic scaffold, Ceug_1.0 ScVebR1_23;HRSCAF=104, whole genome shotgun sequence genome, CTTACTTATGAATTTAAATGCAGCAATCAAGGGACTTTGCAAGGTTGTAATAGGGCTAGGGTGAGAAGGTAGGATAAAAAGGAGTCAAAAGGGTGTAAAGGTATAAAGAAAGTGCTCAGAAACTCACTACACAGATTCTTGCACATTGGGAACTTCAAGGCATCTCAACCATCACACGAGTAGAGTAAATTGGCACTTGCCACGACCTTCGACTTTtcctttctcctcttttttctattttttttcgttttctttttttttcaacaactcCCAACCAGCACCATAAGAATCAACTTTACTCGTTGCTTTCTTGCATTTTGCCTTCTTcccaccctttttttttcttttgattgcAAAGGCAATGCCTCTCAGATACTATCCAAAATTCTGTATAATGAAATCAAAGCACTTCTTCACACGAGGTTCAgaaagaaagtctaaaaagagGTTTCGGCTAAAAGCTGGGTCTCAAGCAAAGAATAGGGTTAAGGCTCAACTTGGCTCCCTAATGGTAGTAAATAATCCAAGGGTTGGTTTTaagaaagtccaaaaatggCTCATTCCTAGGTGCCCTATCATTTCAACgcattaaactcatttaaatgtggtcttgacatgcataaccgagcaagttctagaatgacaaaccatGTACACTAATCACTCAACAAACGAAAAATTAGGCTCAAGATTCGCACAGGTTATCAAATTGATGTCAAGTTCAAcatattaatcaatcaattcAGCATCGAGGAAAATGAGCACCCCATGGCATGAACTTGCTACGTATACTCATATCTCAATTGCATTCATCACAGTTTAAAGAAAGGGACTACTAAGGCAAGGAAAAATTTAATCCGACAGCTAAAAACACAACCAAAGCATAGTTaaccctcccccacacctaaaccttacattgccctcaatgtaagCAAAGAAAGATCAAAACACAGGTACCGGGGCAACGACACTTCCCTTAAAAACGGAGGAGGGCAGAAATGAATCACGGTTGTGGAGGAAAAGGTGGGCGGAAGCCCACGTGATGGAGATACTGCGCTAAATTCTGGGCCATCCTGCCCATTTGACGCTCCATCCGATCCATACGAGTGTCCATGTGCTGCATTTGGAACCGAAGGGCTGCAATCTGCGTATCAGCGGAGGAAGATGGTGGAGGTGCCGAAGAGGATGGTCCGGGGGTATCCGTAGAAGGACCACCAGCCTCCGGGTCAGTGGTTTTGGAAGCTCTGCGCTTTGGAGGAACGGAGATTGGCCCCGGGGGAGCAAACTGAAAAATGCCCGCCACCTGTCTCACAAGGCCCATTTtttccaaacaaaccaaatcgAGGTGTTCCATAGTACAAGCACGATGTAAATTATGATTATTCAAGTCCAAAACCCCAAGATTTACAGCCAACTGAGTGATAAATGAGCCTAAAATTAATggcttatttttcttatttagcACAGTTCGGAGGTGGAGGGCAAACCAGCTACCCAAATTAACCTTAGTCCGAGTGACCATGCACCAAATGAAAAAGAACTCGGGTTTGGTCAGAGTACCCGAGCTATCCTTCCTACCTGAGAAACTATAGGCCATGAATCTATGTAAATAACGGTAGGCGGCGCTCTTAAGATAAGAAGCCTTAGACTGACTGGGGTCATAGCAGTGCCGGTCAACCGACAAATCTCCCCAATAATCAAGGTAGTGAGAGAAAAACGGCTCCGAGTACTCGCACACACTGTGCATAAACTCCTCACTCTGGGAGTAGGGAATATCAATGAAACCAAGAGCCAAATTAAATTCAGTTATAGATTGGGTGAAATCTCTACCCATTAATCGAAACCTCACTACCCCAGGAGTGGTAACGGAGAATGCATCAGGAATATTAAACTCAAAAGTAGCATAAAATTCCCACGTCAGTTCAGTGAAAGCAGGTAAAACGATAGAAGTATAGCGGGTCCAGCCTACGTTAATCAAGTGCTGCGTGACCTCATCCCTCAGGTTCAGCAAATCAAGTGTAGGGCCATGGATGTATTTACAAGGAATTATCTTCCTTGTGCAAGCCGAGGCATACCGCTCCTTGTCGGCAGCCCGGGTGAAGGTCAAATTGCCGCCAAAGTGGGCCGGAGAGGAGATATGAACCTCCCTATTCCGTCCAAGGCGAGTTCGGGGTCCTCCCGGCCCAGTCGAGGAGGCAGGTCCCCCTAAGGGGACCGTAGGCTGAGGGGTGGAGGTGGAAGGCTTGTTCTTGCCTTTAGTTTTGGGTTTAGTCATTTGAGATCAAAGGGTAGGGCAGAGGCTAGGTAACAGTGTTTAACAAACAATCAACAAAGCAAATGATTCCCGGTCACAGCTCCCAATCACAGACAAGTGCACAaacaaacaataaaattaccCCAAAAGCCAATTAGTTCTGTGAACAGCAAAATTTTCCCCAAACACTAccaaataaacccaaaaatcacttaatcaaataAACGCAGCAAAATTCCcccaaaaactaattaaacaaGCAACCAGAATAAAAACTTTCCCCAAATATCTCTGATTGAGCACAAAATTTCACAAATAGATCACAATCAACCACAGATATATCGCAGCATCCCAAATAACACACAATTTCTGTCCTCAGCTAGCAAATAAaaaatctggcctcagctaagaAATTAAAATTCTGTCATCAGCTAATTAGAGACTAATACTCTGGCCTCAGCTACTTAGTGacataaaaataaagaaagaaatcacCGGAGTGTGGACGAGGCAGTGGATGAAGTAGAGAGTAGGGGTGGCAGAGAGGTGGAGGAAGGCAGCGAAGCGCGTGAAGGGCACGCGCTTGGGCTGGACTGAGCAGAAAAGGAAGGCGCTCTGCTGCGCGCCTGGGTTGTGCCTGGAGAGGAACTGGAGTCGCGCGCAGAAGGCTGGTGATGGCTGCTGATGCGTAGAGGGCAGCGCGAAAGCTGGCTTGGGGATCGCGCATAAGGACGGAGCTACGCGGGAAGGTCGCGCCCGCAGCTGAAGCTCGCGCGCGCGGTCTGCTGAGGAGCTGGATCTGCACTTGATGGAGTTGCGCAGAAAGCTGCTGATGGCTGCTACGGCTGGTGGTCCGCGCGCGATGGCGCTGCGCGAGCTGGATGAGCTGTGCGGAGGTTGTCCGCTATGGCAGGCAGCGGCGCGCGGCGTGGGCTGCGCAGATCGAGAGGGTCGCGCGCCAGGACGGCGCAGTGTGAAGCCCTGGGCGGCGCGCAGCAGGTCAGTGAGCTGGTAGAGCTGCGCGCGATGGAGAAGATCCGCAGCGTCGAGGAAGAAGGGCTGCGGCGGTGCGATGTTGGGAGAGCTGGTGATGGCCGCGAGGTGAAGCTGGAGCTGGAGGGAGGCGCAGCCGAGGCCGCGCGGCTGCAGAGGTGGAGAACGGGCGGCGGCCAAGGCAGAACAGGGAataagaaaagagggaaaaaagaaaagggagaaagaagaagaaaaagagagaagaaaagaaaataataataataataataaaaataaaaaaaaagtagggCTACGGTTACttgaaaaatttttttcttcccctttttttttcgttCCGAGGCAATTTGGTCTTctcaaaaatttttatttttattttttatttttatttttattttgttttttcaaagAATCTCTCTAGCTTAGGCGTGGGCATGCCTAACCGTTCCCTAGTCTTTTGACCATCCGGCGAAAATTCTCGATCCGttagcgtgaccacctggcgtaggcacgtctaactgctaatttcctgccaccaaacatcaaactattGATTGATACTAATacttaactaaaacttcaaaaatacatgaaaactgaaacaaatagtcgtgggttgcctcccaaaagcacctttctttaacgtctttggctagacgttGTCCAAAACTTCGCTTAAACTAAGTTAATCGAGTCCTCCAAGTGCATCATCTCCACCCGTTCAGTTGGAACCCCTTCATAATACGgcttgagacgatgaccattcacTACAAATTTCTTCTCAGTCTTCAAACTTTGGATCTCTACTGCACCATAGTGAAAGACATTAGTCACCACAAAaggaccaatccaacgagaacgtaattTTCCTGGAAATAACTTCAATTTGGAGTGGTACAGTAGAACTTTTTGCCCACACTCGAATATCTTCCTTGAgatctgttggtcatgaaaaatCTTATTCCTCTCCTTATAAATTACCGCATTCTCATAGGCTTCATTGCGAATCTCCTCCAACTCCTGTAACTGTAACTTCCTTTGAATTCCGCTCTCCTCAATATCCATATTGCATTATTTTACCGCCCAAAATGCTCTATGCTCGAATTCCACTGGAAGATGGCAAGGCTTACCAAATACCAACCTATAGGGAGACATTCCTATAGGTGTCTTGTAAGCGGTTCTGTATGCCCACAAAGTATCTTCCAACCTTGAACTCCAGTCCTTCCTATCAGGGCGGACCATCTTTTCCAAAATAGTCTTTATTTCCCTATTCGAGACTTCAGCCTGGCCATTGGTCTGTGGATGGTAGGAAGTGGAAACCTTATGAAGTACACCATATCTCCTGAACAAAGCAGCAATTGTCTTGTTGCAAAAATGCGTCCCCCTATCACTCACAACTGCCCGTGGCATTCCAAATCGTACAAAAATGTTAGACTTTATGAAATCTGCAACCACCTTAGAATCATTAGTGCGGGTGGCTTTTGCTTCCACCCACTTCGAGACATAATCCACTGCTAGTAAAATGTATAAAAATTCACAAGAATTTGGAAAGGgacccatgaaatctataccccaaGTATCAAAAATTTCAATGAAAAGCATTGGCACCTGTGGCAGTTGATCCCTTCGGGATAAATTGCCTAGCCTCTGACATTTATCACATGCCTTACAAAACAAGTAAGCATCCTTAAATAAGGTAGGCCAATAAAATCCACTTTCCAACGCTTTTCTAGCAGTCCGTTTAGGTCCAAAATGACCCccacatgcaaaagagtgacaGAAAGTCAATATAGATTGGAATTCACCTTCACTTACACATCGCCTCATTATTTGGTCAGCACCTTGTTTCCACAGATTGGGATCATCCCAGACATAGTACTTTGCATCGCTTTTTAGTTTGTCCCTTTTTGCCTTGGGCCAACCTGCGGGCAATTTGTCAGTAACCAAATAATTCACAATATCTGCAAACCAAGGAGGGGATGAATTAATAGAAAGTAAATGCTCTTCAGGAAAAGACTCCCTTAATGGTAATTCTTCCTCCGTTACCAGTATTCGACTTAGGTGGTCAGCTACTAGATTCTCCGCTCCTTTTTTGTCTCtgatttccaagtcaaattcctgcAGGAGCAATATCCATCTTATCAAGCGGGGTTTAGCGTCCTTCTTGGTCAGTAGGTACCTCAaagctgcatggtcagaatacACAATTACTTTAACACCTAACAAATAAGGTCTAAacttttctaaagcaaaaataacAGCTAAGAGTTCTTTCTCCGTAGTAGAGTAATTGAGTTGGGCGCCATTTAAAGCTCTAGAGGCATAATATATTGCGTGCGCCGCTTTCTCCACCCtttgtcccaaaactgctcccACGGAGTAGTCGCTGGCATCACACATAATTTCGAATGGGCGATTCCAATCAGGAGGTTGGATGATAGGTGGAAAAGTGAGTAATTTCTTCAACTTCTCGAACGCTTCTTTGCACTCCTCGTTGAATTCAAAACTGACATCCTTTTGCAAAAGCCTAAAAAGTGGTGCCCCGACCTTTGAGAAATCCTTGATAAATCTGCGATAGAAACCTGCATGTCCTAGAAAAGAACGAACTTCCCGTACAGTtacggggtaaggtaaagcagATATCACATCTATTTTAGCTTTATCAACTTCAATTCCTCTAGATGACACTACATGTCCTAGAACTATCCCGTGCTCAACCATGAAGTGATATTTTTCCCAATTGAGCACTAGGTTAGTCTCGATGCATCTCTTTAAAATTAATGTCAGGTTATCTAAGCAATCatcaaaactatcaccatagACACTGAAGTCATCCATGAATACCTCAATTATTCTCTCTACATACTCAGAAAAAATGCTAATCATGCACCTCTGGAATGTTGCAGGGGCATTGCACAATCCAAAGGGCATCCTTCGATAGGCAAAAGTGCCAAAGGGGCAAGTGAAAGTTgttttctcttgatcctctggcgcaattgctatctgaaaataaccagagaaaccatctaaaaaataataatatgcaCGACAAGCTAACCTTTCAACCATTTGATCGATGAATGGAAGGGGAAAATGATCCTTCTTGGTCACTGCGTTCAATTTACGGTAATCGATGCACTGGCGCCAACCCGTAGGCTTTCGAATTGGAACAAGGTCCCCTTCATGATTTTCTTCCGCAGTTACCCCTGCTTTCTTTGGCACCACTTGGACCGAACTCACCCATGGACTATCTGAGATAGAGAAAATAATTCCTACGTCCAGAAGCTTGATTACCTCTTTCTTGACCACTTCCATCATGATGGGGTTCAATCTCCTTTGTGGTTGTCTTATCCGCCTAGCATCCTCTTCCAGGCGAATTCGATGCATGCACACGGACGGGCTTATACCCTTGATGTCCGCAATTGTCCAATCTATAGCTTCCTTATGCTCCCTTAAAACCCGTAGCAGCTTATCCTCCTCCGTGGGTGAtaatttggatgagattatcactGGTAACGTCTCTTTTTCACCTAGAAAGGCATANNNNNNNNNNNNNNNNNNNNNNNNNNNNNNNNNNNNNNNNNNNNNNNNNNNNNNNNNNNNNNNNNNNNNNNNNNNNNNNNNNNNNNNNNNNNNNNNNNNNNNNNNNNNNNNNNNNNNNNNNNNNNNNNNNNNNNNNNNNNNNNNNNNNNNNNNNNNNNNNNNNNNNNNNNNNNNNNNNNNNNNNNNNNNNNNNNNNNNNNNNNNNNNNNNNNNNNNNNNNNNNNNNNNNNNNNNNNNNNNNNNNNNNNNNNNNNNNNNNNNNNNNNNNNNNNNNNNNNNNNNNNNNNNNNNNNNNNNNNNNNNNNNNNNNNNNNNNNNNNNNNNNNNNNNNNNNNNNNNNNNNNNNNNNNNNNNNNNNNNNNNNNNNNNNNNNNNNNNNNNNNNNNNNNNNNNNNNNNNNNNNNNNNNNNNNNNNNNNNNNNNNNNNNNNNNNNNNNNNNNNNNNNNNNNNNNNNNNNNNNNNNNNNNNNNNNNNNNNNNNNNNNNNNNNNNNNNNNNNNNNNNNNNNNNNNNNNNNNNNNNNNNNNNNNNNNNNNNNNNNNNNNNNNNNNNNNNNNNNNNNNNNNNNNNNNNNNNNNNNNNNNNNNNNNNNNNNNNNNNNNNNNNNNNNNNNNNNNNNNNNNNNNNNNNNNNNNNNNNNNNNNNNNNNNNNNNNNNNNNNNNNNNNNNNNNNNNNNNNNNNNNNNNNNNNNNNNNNNNNNNNNNNNNNNNNNNNNNNNNNNNNNNNNNNNNNNNNNNNNNNNNNNNNNNNNNNNNNNNNNNNNNNNNNNNNNNNNNNNNNNNNNNNNNNNNNNNNNNNNNNNNNNNNNNNNNNNNNNNNNNNNNNNNNNNNNNNNNNNNNNNNNNNNNNNNNNNNNNNNNNNNNNNNNNNNNNNNNNNNNNNNNNNNNNNNNNNNNNNNNNNNNNNNNNNNNNNNNNNNNNNNNNNNNNNNNNNNNNNNNNNNNNNNNNNNNNNNNNNNNNNNNNNNNNNNNNNNNNNNNNNNNNNNNNNNNNNNNNNNNNNNNNNNNNNNNNNNNNNNNNNNNNNNNNNNNNNNNNNNNNNNNNNNNNNNNNNNNNNNNNNNNNNNNNNNNNNNNNNNNNNNNNNNNNNNNNNNNNNNNNNNNNNNNNNNNNNNNNNNNNNNNNNNNNNNNNNNNNNNNNNNNNNNNNNNNNNNNNNNNNNNNNNNNNNNNNNNNNNNNNNNNNNNNNNNNNNNNNNNNNNNNNNNNNNNNNNNNNNNNNNNNNNNNNNNNNNNNNNNNNNNNNNNNNNNNNNNNNNNNNNNNNNNNNNNNNNNNNNNNNNNNNNNNNNNNNNNNNNNNNNNNNNNNNNNNNNNNNNNNNNNNNNNNNNNNNNNNNNNNNNNNNNNNNNNNNNNNNNNNNNNNNNNNNNNNNNNNNNNNNNNNNNNNNNNNNNNNNNNNNNNNNNNNNNNNNNNNNNNNNNNNNNNNNNNNNNNNNNNNNNNNNNNNNNNNNNNNNNNNNNNNNNNNNNNNNNNNNNNNNNNNNNNNNNNNNNNNNNNNNNNNNNNNNNNNNNNNNNNNNNNNNNNNNNNNNNNNNNNNNNNNNNNNNNNNNNNNNNNNNNNNNNNNNNNNNNNNNNNNNNNNNNNNNNNNNNNNNNNNNNNNNNNNNNNNNNNNNNNNNNNNNNNNNNNNNNNNNNNNNNNNNNNNNNNNNNNNNNNNNNNNNNNNNNNNNNNNNNNNNNNNNNNNNNNNNNNNNNNNNNNNNNNNNNNNNNNNNNNNNNNNNNNNNNNNNNNNNNNNNNNNNNNNNNNNNNNNNNNNNNNNNNNNNNNNNNNNNNNNNNNNNNNNNNNNNNNNNNNNNNNNNNNNNNNNNNNNNNNNNNNNNNNNNNNNNNNNNNNNNNNNNNNNNNNNNNNNNNNNNNNNNNNNNNNNNNNNNNNNNNNNNNNNNNNNNNNNNNNNNNNNNNNNNNNNNNNNNNNNNNNNNNNNNNNNNNNNNNNNNNNNNNNNNNNNNNNNNNNNNNNNNNNNNNNNNNNNNNNNNNNNNNNNNNNNNNNNNNNNNNNNNNNNNNNNNNNNNNNNNNNNNNNNNNNNNNNNNNNNNNNNNNNNNNNNNNNNNNNNNNNNNNNNNNNNNNNNNNNNNNNNNNNNNNNNNNNNNNNNNNNNNNNNNNNNNNNNNNNNNNNNNNNNNNNNNNNNNNNNNNNNNNNNNNNNNNNNNNNNNNNNNNNNNNNNNNNNNNNNNNNNNNNNNNNNNNNNNNNNNNNNNNNNNNNNNNNNNNNNNNNNNNNNNNNNNNNNNNNNNNNNNNNNNNNNNNNNNNNNNNNNNNNNNNNNNNNNNNNNNNNNNNNNNNNNNNNNNNNNNNNNNNNNNNNNNNNNNNNNNNNNNNNNNNN is a window encoding:
- the LOC113756566 gene encoding uncharacterized protein LOC113756566; amino-acid sequence: MDIEESGIQRKLQLQELEEIRNEAYENAVIYKERNKIFHDQQISRKIFECGQKVLLYHSKLKLFPGKLRSRWIGPFVVTNVFHYGAVEIQSLKTEKKFVVNGHRLKPYYEGVPTERVEMMHLEDSINLV